One genomic segment of Nonomuraea coxensis DSM 45129 includes these proteins:
- a CDS encoding FAD binding domain-containing protein codes for MIPAQFEYVRPDSLAEASRVLAEDEDAKVLAGGQSLLPLLRLRLAYPSKLVDVGRLAELRGVHDRGDHVYIGALTTHDEVMRSEVVNEGCPLVALASAHVADPAIRHRGTFGGSLAHADPAGDLPAVALALDAVFVASSARGEREIPAATFFVDYLENALDAGEILAGVKVPKLGPGWGFHYEKFHRTAQAWAIVGVAAAVRRSNGSITEARIGLTNMGRTPVRARAAEAALQGAELGDQVRRACEEAAADTDPPADLHGQPDYRRHLARVLTHRAVRAATGTP; via the coding sequence ATGATTCCCGCGCAGTTCGAGTACGTGCGCCCGGACTCCCTGGCCGAGGCGTCGCGGGTCCTTGCCGAAGACGAGGACGCGAAGGTGCTGGCCGGCGGGCAGTCGCTGCTGCCGCTGCTGCGGCTGCGGCTGGCGTACCCGTCGAAGCTGGTGGACGTGGGGCGGCTGGCGGAGCTGCGGGGCGTGCACGACCGCGGCGACCACGTCTACATCGGCGCGCTGACCACGCACGACGAGGTCATGCGCTCCGAGGTGGTCAACGAGGGCTGCCCGCTGGTGGCGCTGGCCTCCGCCCACGTGGCGGATCCGGCGATCCGGCACCGGGGCACGTTCGGCGGCTCGCTGGCGCACGCCGATCCCGCGGGCGACCTGCCGGCGGTGGCGCTGGCGCTCGACGCCGTGTTCGTGGCGAGCTCAGCGCGGGGCGAGCGGGAGATCCCGGCCGCCACGTTCTTCGTCGACTATCTGGAGAACGCGCTCGACGCCGGCGAGATCCTGGCCGGGGTCAAGGTCCCGAAGCTGGGGCCGGGCTGGGGCTTCCACTACGAGAAGTTCCACCGTACGGCGCAGGCGTGGGCCATCGTCGGCGTGGCGGCGGCGGTCAGGCGGTCGAACGGCTCGATCACCGAGGCCAGGATCGGGCTGACGAACATGGGCCGGACGCCGGTCCGTGCCCGCGCCGCCGAGGCGGCGCTCCAGGGCGCGGAGCTGGGTGACCAGGTGCGGCGGGCCTGTGAGGAGGCGGCGGCGGACACCGATCCGCCCGCCGACCTCCACGGGCAGCCGGACTATCGCAGGCACCTGGCCAGGGTGCTGACCCATCGGGCGGTGCGGGCCGCCACGGGCACGCCCTGA
- a CDS encoding bifunctional glycosyltransferase/CDP-glycerol:glycerophosphate glycerophosphotransferase, producing the protein MPDCSVVVITYNDAARLPRAVRSVLRQSLRDLEVIIADDASTDGTREVAASLVAEDPRVRYVRRKVNSGHCGAPRNDGADAAAAPYVMFLDSDDELPRHACKSLLAEIERTGAEFVSGQISRLYEAGGQVKPYYPSLFARRRVLTGIREDPELFLDSFSTNKLYDLAWLRERGLRFPEDVDYEDHVFAADLYAVARRFAVVPWTVYLWHRARDATSISLSVDDLDNVRHRVLAARLSDDRLRAHGAADLVPHRQRRFVRQDLRVYLNPLPSRDLVWVKEFAAIVRPYLAQVPAEVLEEAGPLQRVCCRLILDDRIEDLRVAAGSLTGPRAAPRAAVRLDGRTYWGTTVSPGMDITPLRLAELPFAAARLRHEVSELVREGDGVRMTVRSFDPFGALPVDWTAFLQVGRERVPIRPEPSGEGGYVSEVAFTPAGTCEPRIGFTRTSDGHTTTDRIIVDPRLRPIELPGGRVQAEGQAAYLCVRAPRTARSRGRRLRERLWRRFVREVGTPRNKLRAYKVLVRVVRPRPDLALFESDVGKGCCGSPRALYEELRRRDLPIEVVWSLAKGRGGAPDGARRVRRGSWRHLWTMARAGIWVDSHGFPLDYPKPRGTRYLQTWHGQGIKSIGFDAPDLRSDFDRPRAQWRAAVARWDALVSPSAEFSRIFVPSNGYTGTVYRYGTPRCDALVRGEPTGDVRGLLDLPPGRRVLLYAPTYRDRAVGSGRSVRADLELLAEELAGEWVVVLRTHPVERYETPEHLRHFVRFAGRYPEVNDLMLASDALLTDYSSLMCDYAITGRPMVFYIDDWDEYRLSERGVYHDLPAIAPGPCVTTTEELVDVLRRLDEEHAAHAARYAAFRELWCADERGDAAARIVDDFFGPGPGARR; encoded by the coding sequence ATGCCGGACTGCAGCGTGGTCGTCATCACGTACAACGACGCCGCCCGCCTGCCCAGGGCCGTACGCTCCGTGCTCCGCCAGTCGCTGCGCGACCTCGAAGTGATCATCGCCGACGACGCGAGCACGGACGGCACGCGGGAGGTGGCCGCGAGCCTGGTCGCGGAGGACCCGCGGGTGCGCTACGTGCGCAGGAAGGTCAACAGCGGGCACTGCGGGGCGCCGCGCAACGACGGCGCGGACGCCGCCGCGGCCCCGTACGTCATGTTCCTCGACAGCGACGACGAGCTGCCCCGGCACGCCTGCAAGAGCCTCCTCGCCGAGATCGAGCGCACCGGCGCGGAGTTCGTCTCGGGGCAGATCTCCCGCCTGTACGAGGCCGGCGGACAGGTCAAGCCGTACTACCCGTCGCTGTTCGCCCGCCGCCGGGTGCTGACCGGCATCCGCGAGGACCCGGAGCTGTTCCTCGACTCCTTCAGCACCAACAAGCTCTACGACCTGGCCTGGCTGCGCGAGCGGGGGCTGCGCTTCCCCGAGGACGTCGACTACGAGGACCACGTCTTCGCCGCCGACCTGTACGCCGTCGCCCGCCGCTTCGCGGTCGTGCCGTGGACGGTCTACCTCTGGCACCGGGCCCGCGACGCCACCTCGATCTCGCTGAGCGTGGACGACCTGGACAACGTCCGGCACCGGGTCCTCGCCGCCCGGCTCAGCGACGACCGGCTGCGCGCCCACGGGGCCGCCGACCTGGTGCCGCACCGGCAGCGCCGCTTCGTCCGGCAGGACCTGCGGGTCTACCTCAACCCGCTGCCCTCCCGCGACCTGGTGTGGGTCAAGGAGTTCGCCGCGATCGTCCGCCCGTACCTGGCACAGGTCCCCGCCGAGGTGCTGGAGGAGGCCGGGCCGCTGCAGCGGGTGTGCTGCCGGCTCATCCTCGACGACCGGATCGAGGACCTGCGCGTCGCGGCCGGCTCGCTCACCGGGCCGCGGGCCGCGCCGCGGGCGGCGGTGCGGCTCGACGGGCGCACGTACTGGGGCACGACGGTCTCCCCCGGCATGGACATCACCCCGCTGCGGCTGGCCGAGCTGCCCTTCGCCGCCGCCCGGCTGCGGCACGAGGTGAGCGAGCTGGTCCGCGAGGGGGACGGGGTGCGGATGACCGTGCGGAGCTTCGACCCGTTCGGCGCGCTGCCGGTGGACTGGACGGCGTTCCTGCAGGTGGGCAGGGAACGTGTCCCCATCAGGCCGGAGCCGTCGGGCGAGGGCGGCTACGTCAGCGAGGTCGCCTTCACACCCGCGGGCACGTGCGAGCCGCGGATCGGCTTCACCCGGACCTCGGACGGGCACACCACGACCGACCGGATCATCGTGGACCCGCGCCTGCGGCCGATCGAGCTGCCCGGCGGCCGGGTGCAGGCCGAGGGGCAGGCGGCCTACCTGTGCGTACGGGCCCCGCGGACCGCGCGCTCACGCGGGCGGCGGCTGCGGGAGCGGCTGTGGCGGCGGTTCGTCCGGGAGGTCGGCACGCCGCGCAACAAGCTGCGGGCGTACAAGGTGCTCGTCAGGGTGGTGCGCCCGCGCCCGGACCTCGCCCTGTTCGAGTCCGACGTCGGCAAGGGCTGCTGCGGCAGCCCGCGCGCCCTGTACGAGGAGCTGCGCCGCCGCGACCTGCCGATCGAGGTCGTCTGGTCGCTGGCCAAGGGCCGCGGCGGCGCCCCGGACGGCGCCCGGCGGGTCCGGCGCGGAAGCTGGCGCCACCTCTGGACGATGGCGCGGGCCGGCATCTGGGTGGACAGCCACGGCTTCCCCCTGGACTACCCGAAGCCGCGCGGCACCCGCTACCTGCAGACCTGGCACGGCCAGGGCATCAAGTCGATCGGCTTCGACGCGCCCGACCTGCGCTCCGACTTCGACCGGCCGCGCGCCCAGTGGCGGGCGGCGGTGGCGCGGTGGGACGCGCTGGTGTCGCCGAGCGCGGAGTTCTCCCGCATCTTCGTGCCCTCCAACGGCTACACCGGCACGGTCTACCGGTACGGCACGCCGCGCTGCGACGCCCTCGTACGCGGCGAGCCGACCGGCGACGTGCGCGGGCTCCTGGACCTTCCACCGGGCCGGCGGGTCCTGCTCTACGCGCCCACCTACCGCGACCGGGCCGTGGGCAGCGGCCGGTCGGTACGGGCCGACCTGGAGCTGCTGGCCGAGGAGCTGGCCGGGGAGTGGGTGGTGGTGCTGCGCACCCATCCGGTGGAGCGCTACGAGACGCCCGAGCACCTCAGGCACTTCGTCCGCTTCGCCGGGCGCTACCCGGAGGTCAACGACCTGATGCTGGCCTCGGACGCGCTGCTGACCGACTACTCGTCCCTGATGTGCGACTACGCGATCACCGGCAGGCCGATGGTGTTCTACATCGACGACTGGGACGAGTACCGGCTGTCCGAGCGCGGCGTCTACCACGACCTGCCCGCCATCGCCCCCGGCCCGTGCGTGACCACGACCGAGGAGCTGGTGGACGTGCTGCGGCGCCTGGACGAGGAGCACGCGGCCCACGCCGCCCGCTACGCGGCCTTCCGGGAGCTGTGGTGCGCCGACGAGCGCGGCGACGCGGCGGCCAGGATCGTGGACGACTTCTTCGGCCCGGGCCCGGGGGCGCGCCGATGA
- a CDS encoding glycosyltransferase — MSSVVFACVDADTLGGVQQVTHTLAQGLAGRGHEVHVIGLHRARSPFRYVDRPRYHHHVISRAEPGNRLARARADRRLRRLLGRIEPGYAVMTSPSAVIRVRDLVPAGFRPIGQYHGSYDHARGCWHLGSIRKHYADLDQAVFLSEDDAWSFAEHALLPNAWALPNPLAHWPERMAALDVPRVLGVGRLEGVKRFDRLISAFARSGVPEPWELHLIGDGGERERLRAHAEREGVAGRVVFRGRVPAAGMTAEYLAASVVGLTSEHEGLPVVLLESGAHGVPSVAFDVSGGVRSAGQVLVPPGDVAAFAAELGRLADSVEERRRLGADARARAEAFRLGHVLDGWERLFAHVDR; from the coding sequence ATGAGCAGCGTCGTCTTCGCCTGCGTGGACGCCGACACGCTGGGCGGCGTCCAGCAGGTCACGCACACCCTCGCCCAGGGCCTGGCGGGGCGCGGCCACGAGGTGCACGTCATCGGCCTGCACCGGGCCCGCTCCCCGTTCCGGTACGTGGACCGCCCGCGCTACCACCACCACGTGATCAGCCGCGCCGAGCCCGGCAACCGCCTGGCCCGCGCCCGCGCCGACCGGCGGCTGCGCCGGCTGCTCGGCCGGATCGAGCCGGGGTACGCGGTGATGACCTCGCCGTCGGCGGTGATCCGGGTGCGGGACCTGGTGCCCGCCGGGTTCCGGCCGATCGGCCAGTACCACGGCTCGTACGACCACGCCCGGGGCTGCTGGCACCTGGGCTCGATCAGGAAGCACTACGCCGACCTGGACCAGGCGGTCTTCCTGAGCGAGGACGACGCCTGGAGCTTCGCCGAGCACGCCCTGCTGCCGAACGCCTGGGCGCTGCCCAACCCGCTGGCCCACTGGCCGGAGCGGATGGCCGCGCTCGACGTCCCCCGGGTGCTGGGCGTCGGCCGGCTGGAGGGGGTCAAGCGGTTCGACCGGCTGATCAGCGCGTTCGCCCGTTCCGGTGTGCCGGAGCCGTGGGAGCTGCACCTGATCGGCGACGGCGGCGAGCGGGAGCGGCTGCGCGCGCACGCCGAGCGGGAGGGCGTGGCCGGGCGGGTGGTCTTCCGCGGCCGGGTCCCCGCGGCCGGCATGACCGCCGAGTACCTGGCGGCGTCGGTGGTGGGGCTGACCAGCGAGCACGAGGGCCTGCCCGTCGTGCTGCTGGAGTCGGGGGCGCACGGGGTGCCGTCGGTGGCCTTCGACGTCTCGGGCGGCGTGCGGTCGGCGGGCCAGGTGCTGGTGCCGCCGGGTGACGTGGCCGCCTTCGCGGCCGAGCTGGGCCGGCTGGCGGATTCCGTGGAGGAGCGGCGGCGGCTGGGGGCCGACGCCCGCGCACGGGCCGAGGCGTTCCGCCTCGGCCACGTGCTGGACGGCTGGGAGCGGCTGTTCGCCCACGTCGATCGCTAG
- a CDS encoding sulfotransferase family protein → MSDRPVFVIGCPRSGTTMLQLMLHSHPHMAVPPETRFLVPAYYRRRAWGDLRIDSRRRALAQWIATDRSTKFRELKIDKDEFVQQAVEGPGSLGSVFGTAFRMYADRFDKARWGDKRPSYVKQVDMLLRLFPDAQFIHLIRDGRDCVASLKEMPWYTLDSFHAVSTWAEAIDAGAKLKRTLPEDTYYELRYEDLTDDPATELKKLCHFLEEDFSSAMISPREAASVAVPEHKVWHSNTHGEVIRSRVGSWANRLDDWEISLCEHMLGDRLEAMGYELTGAARPAKEHIIAAQKTMQKRKASRMRKHMRDRLNRLREPSPVAAMLTTRQRSLAGVPRQRTEITEPAL, encoded by the coding sequence ATGTCCGACAGGCCAGTCTTCGTCATCGGATGCCCGCGCTCCGGCACCACGATGCTCCAGCTCATGCTGCACTCGCACCCGCACATGGCGGTGCCGCCCGAGACGCGCTTCCTCGTTCCCGCTTATTACCGCCGCCGCGCCTGGGGCGACCTGCGGATCGACTCGCGCCGCAGGGCGCTCGCGCAGTGGATCGCCACCGACCGCAGCACCAAGTTCCGCGAGCTCAAGATCGACAAGGACGAGTTCGTCCAGCAGGCCGTCGAGGGCCCCGGCTCGCTCGGCTCCGTGTTCGGCACGGCCTTCCGCATGTACGCCGACCGCTTCGACAAGGCCCGCTGGGGCGACAAGCGGCCGAGCTACGTCAAGCAGGTCGACATGCTGCTGCGGCTCTTCCCCGACGCCCAGTTCATCCACCTCATCAGGGACGGCCGCGACTGCGTGGCCTCGCTGAAGGAGATGCCCTGGTACACCCTGGACTCCTTCCACGCCGTATCCACCTGGGCCGAGGCGATCGACGCGGGGGCCAAGCTCAAGCGCACCCTGCCCGAGGACACCTACTACGAGCTGCGCTACGAGGACCTCACCGACGACCCCGCGACCGAGCTGAAGAAGCTCTGCCACTTCCTGGAGGAGGACTTCTCCTCGGCGATGATCTCCCCGCGCGAGGCGGCCAGCGTCGCGGTGCCCGAGCACAAGGTGTGGCACAGCAACACGCACGGCGAGGTCATCCGCAGCCGCGTCGGGAGCTGGGCCAACCGGCTCGACGACTGGGAGATCTCCCTGTGCGAGCACATGCTCGGCGACCGCCTGGAGGCCATGGGCTACGAGCTGACCGGCGCGGCCAGGCCGGCCAAGGAGCACATCATCGCCGCCCAGAAGACCATGCAGAAGCGCAAGGCCAGCCGCATGCGCAAGCACATGCGCGACCGCCTCAACCGGCTGCGCGAGCCCAGCCCGGTGGCCGCCATGCTGACCACGCGCCAGCGCTCCCTGGCCGGCGTGCCGCGCCAGCGCACCGAGATCACGGAGCCCGCCCTCTAG
- a CDS encoding GNAT family N-acetyltransferase, producing the protein MLRDAHDDDLPAMRRWRNHPRVRAASFTTHEIGADEHARWWAAVRADATRRVLIYDHDGVPAGVVAYSNLSPTGATWGFYLDLDGLERSGALLRAWAGLERAAVAHAFGPLGLTVLRGEVLADNEPVRSLHRRFGFAEVATYRRDVGGVPRDVVAIELRREHT; encoded by the coding sequence ATGCTTCGCGATGCGCACGACGACGACCTCCCGGCCATGCGGCGCTGGCGCAACCACCCGCGGGTGCGCGCGGCCAGCTTCACCACGCACGAGATCGGCGCCGACGAGCACGCCCGCTGGTGGGCGGCCGTGCGCGCCGACGCCACCCGGCGGGTGCTGATCTACGACCACGACGGCGTCCCGGCCGGGGTGGTCGCCTACTCCAACCTGTCCCCCACCGGCGCCACCTGGGGCTTCTACCTCGACCTCGACGGCCTCGAACGGTCGGGCGCGCTGCTGCGGGCCTGGGCCGGGCTGGAGCGGGCGGCCGTCGCGCACGCCTTCGGCCCGCTCGGCCTCACGGTCCTGCGGGGTGAGGTGCTGGCCGACAACGAGCCGGTCAGGTCCCTGCACCGGCGCTTCGGCTTCGCCGAGGTCGCCACCTACCGCCGGGACGTCGGCGGGGTGCCGCGCGACGTCGTGGCCATCGAGCTCAGGAGGGAACACACATGA
- the pseI gene encoding pseudaminic acid synthase, with product MISIAGRAVGPGHPPYVVAELSGNHNGSLERALAIVDAVADAGAHALKLQTYTPDTLTVDADGPAFRLGDAHSLWGGERLYQLFQRAMTPWEWHEPLFARARERGLAAFSSPFDPTAVEFLEKLDVPAYKIASSELVDLPLIRLAAATGKPLIISTGMATAGEIDAAVTAAREAGCTRLAVLACTASYPAAPSESNLRALPLLAALTGEVVGVSDHTPGIGVPLAAVALGACLIEKHVTLARADGGVDAAFSLEPAELAALVTESARAWEALGEPVLGPRPSEREGLRFRRSLYVVRDVRAGEEVGPGNVRSIRPAGGLPPDAVREVTGRRFVRDVPKGTPLTWDLI from the coding sequence ATGATCTCCATCGCGGGCCGGGCCGTCGGGCCGGGCCATCCGCCGTACGTCGTGGCCGAGCTGTCCGGCAACCACAACGGCAGCCTGGAGCGGGCCCTCGCCATCGTCGACGCGGTGGCCGACGCCGGGGCGCACGCGCTGAAGCTGCAGACGTACACACCGGACACGCTCACCGTCGATGCCGACGGGCCGGCGTTCCGGCTGGGCGACGCGCACTCGCTGTGGGGCGGGGAACGCCTCTACCAGCTCTTCCAGCGGGCCATGACGCCGTGGGAGTGGCACGAGCCGCTGTTCGCGCGGGCACGGGAGCGGGGGCTCGCCGCCTTCTCCTCGCCGTTCGACCCGACGGCGGTCGAGTTCCTGGAGAAGCTGGACGTGCCGGCGTACAAGATCGCCTCGTCCGAGCTGGTGGACCTGCCGCTGATCCGGCTCGCGGCGGCGACCGGCAAGCCGCTGATCATCTCGACCGGCATGGCGACGGCCGGCGAGATCGACGCGGCGGTGACCGCCGCCAGGGAGGCGGGCTGCACCCGGCTCGCGGTGCTGGCCTGCACGGCCTCCTACCCGGCGGCGCCCTCGGAGAGCAACCTGCGGGCGCTGCCGCTGCTGGCCGCGCTCACCGGCGAGGTCGTCGGCGTCTCCGACCACACGCCCGGCATCGGCGTGCCGCTGGCGGCCGTGGCGCTGGGCGCGTGCCTGATCGAGAAGCACGTCACGCTGGCGCGGGCCGACGGCGGGGTGGACGCCGCGTTCTCGCTGGAGCCGGCCGAGCTGGCGGCGCTGGTGACGGAGAGCGCGCGGGCCTGGGAGGCGCTGGGCGAGCCGGTGCTCGGGCCGCGGCCGTCCGAGCGGGAGGGGCTGCGGTTCCGCCGCTCGCTCTACGTGGTGCGCGACGTGCGGGCCGGTGAGGAGGTGGGGCCGGGCAACGTGCGTTCGATCCGGCCCGCGGGCGGGCTGCCGCCGGACGCGGTGCGCGAGGTGACGGGGCGGAGGTTCGTCCGCGACGTGCCGAAGGGTACGCCGCTGACCTGGGACCTCATCTGA
- a CDS encoding glycosyltransferase family 2 protein gives MIPLLSVIVPFHNVEPYITECLKSLAVQTLDDLEVVLVDDGSADGSRRVAEGFAATDPRFVLVTQRNEGPGPARNAGIRRARGTYLAFADADDVVPPEAYERMVGKLAETGSDLACGAVGRLVDGVLEESTLHERVFRRPVLCTHITDKQVLVRDRTVWNKVYRRDFWERAGLAFPAGIYEDVPVAMQAHVLATSVDMLGEVVYHWRRREEGEDSITQRRNELSNLNERLTAIRSVRAFLDERAPELLDGFDALVLEKDILFLFQALERCEEPGPLLDLARAWVAELGPGAVAGAPSLRRLELHLMTRGLVAELRKVRDFRRARAESGTRVVPRGWRTTGWYGDYPFFRDRRLRIPDEVFDARAELKLLARVDSCAWTGAEYRVRGELAVHRVDRRIDRMNLWLSDGRRKVPLEVSRTGRGGFVTAFDPARLAGGGPVWRLQARTETRDLVLKGWCRDGAAGGTWRFTVPGWSRTGMDIPQ, from the coding sequence ATGATCCCCCTGCTCAGCGTCATCGTCCCGTTCCACAACGTGGAGCCCTACATCACCGAGTGCCTGAAGTCGCTCGCCGTCCAGACGCTGGACGACCTGGAGGTCGTCCTGGTGGACGACGGCTCCGCCGACGGCAGCAGGCGCGTCGCCGAGGGCTTCGCCGCCACCGATCCCCGTTTCGTGCTCGTCACGCAGCGCAACGAGGGGCCGGGTCCGGCCCGCAACGCCGGGATCCGGCGGGCGCGCGGCACGTACCTGGCCTTCGCCGACGCCGACGACGTCGTGCCGCCCGAGGCGTACGAGCGGATGGTCGGCAAGCTCGCCGAGACCGGCTCCGACCTCGCCTGCGGGGCGGTGGGGCGGCTCGTGGACGGCGTGCTGGAGGAGTCCACGCTGCACGAGAGGGTGTTCCGGCGGCCGGTGCTGTGCACGCACATCACCGACAAGCAGGTGCTCGTACGCGACCGCACGGTGTGGAACAAGGTCTACCGGCGCGACTTCTGGGAGCGCGCCGGGCTGGCCTTCCCCGCCGGCATCTACGAGGACGTGCCGGTCGCCATGCAGGCCCACGTGCTCGCCACCAGCGTGGACATGCTGGGCGAGGTGGTCTACCACTGGCGGCGGCGCGAGGAGGGGGAGGACTCGATCACCCAGCGCCGCAACGAGCTGTCCAACCTCAACGAGCGCCTGACCGCCATCCGCTCGGTGCGGGCCTTCCTCGACGAGCGGGCGCCCGAGCTGCTCGACGGCTTCGACGCGCTGGTGCTGGAGAAGGACATCCTCTTCCTGTTCCAGGCGCTGGAGAGGTGCGAGGAGCCCGGCCCGCTGCTCGACCTGGCCCGCGCCTGGGTGGCCGAGCTGGGGCCTGGGGCGGTGGCCGGCGCGCCGTCGCTGCGCCGCCTGGAGCTGCACCTGATGACCCGGGGGCTGGTGGCGGAGCTGCGGAAGGTGCGCGACTTCCGCCGGGCCCGCGCGGAGTCAGGCACCCGCGTGGTGCCGCGCGGCTGGCGCACCACCGGCTGGTACGGCGACTACCCGTTCTTCCGCGACCGCCGGCTGCGCATCCCCGACGAGGTGTTCGACGCCCGCGCCGAGCTCAAGCTGCTGGCCAGGGTCGACTCCTGCGCGTGGACGGGCGCGGAGTACCGCGTGCGCGGCGAGCTGGCCGTCCACCGCGTGGACCGCCGGATCGACCGGATGAACCTGTGGCTGAGCGACGGCCGCCGCAAGGTGCCGCTGGAGGTGAGCAGGACGGGCCGTGGCGGGTTCGTGACCGCGTTCGATCCGGCGCGGCTGGCGGGCGGCGGGCCGGTCTGGCGGCTCCAGGCCCGTACGGAGACCCGCGACCTCGTGCTGAAGGGCTGGTGCAGGGACGGCGCGGCCGGGGGGACGTGGCGATTCACCGTGCCGGGTTGGTCAAGAACCGGCATGGACATCCCCCAGTAG
- a CDS encoding SRPBCC family protein, with protein MAMRFEHEFTVPVPVEQAWAVLLDVERIAPCLPGATLDVHEGDEFTGRMKVKVGPITVTYRGSARFEDVDKDSYTLTIQASGKEARGSGTASATVKARLTPREESTAVAVETTLHVTGRPAQFGRGVMAEVGSRLLDRFAGNLAELLSEPKEQAQVKDQPEERPAGELPKEEERHLTAVPSPEPAPLHAHGTVRTSRSPDEEALDLLEIAGQPVLKRLAPVAGALAALLIVFWVVRRLRR; from the coding sequence ATGGCGATGCGGTTCGAGCACGAGTTCACTGTTCCGGTTCCGGTCGAGCAGGCGTGGGCCGTGCTGCTCGACGTCGAGCGGATCGCGCCCTGCCTGCCCGGGGCCACGCTCGACGTCCACGAGGGTGACGAGTTCACCGGCAGGATGAAGGTCAAGGTCGGCCCGATCACCGTCACCTATCGGGGCTCGGCCAGGTTCGAGGACGTGGACAAGGACTCCTACACGCTCACCATCCAGGCGTCGGGCAAGGAGGCCCGCGGCTCCGGCACGGCTTCGGCCACGGTGAAGGCCCGGCTGACGCCGCGCGAGGAGTCGACGGCGGTGGCCGTGGAGACGACGCTCCATGTGACGGGGCGGCCCGCGCAGTTCGGCCGTGGCGTGATGGCGGAGGTGGGCTCGCGGCTGCTGGACAGGTTCGCCGGCAACCTCGCCGAGCTGCTGTCCGAGCCGAAGGAGCAGGCCCAGGTCAAGGACCAGCCGGAGGAGCGGCCCGCCGGGGAGCTGCCGAAGGAGGAGGAGCGGCACCTGACGGCCGTGCCCTCTCCCGAGCCGGCGCCGCTCCACGCGCACGGCACGGTGCGCACCTCGCGCTCGCCCGACGAGGAGGCGCTCGACCTGCTGGAGATCGCCGGGCAGCCGGTGCTCAAGCGGCTGGCGCCGGTGGCGGGCGCGCTCGCGGCGCTGCTGATCGTCTTCTGGGTCGTCCGTCGCCTGCGACGCTGA
- a CDS encoding CDP-alcohol phosphatidyltransferase family protein: protein MRTYSLDDVHETRKRRDSWWTVYFVDPVACRVALPVANRTRITPNGLTVLSLVLGVASAVCFATNQLVAGAAVFYLSFMIDCVDGKIARLKGTGTPFGLWLDYVGDRIRVVLCAAGLAYGQYALTGEVGYVVLGAAVAVLDLFRYVNAPQMKRVREAVRDERQGVAHGTAEPLGPALEAMEPLDEDTQPLERAPRSSGFFRRLNRFLARHRVRSHLISGIEFHAAVFVIAPLAGAWALIPLAAAAGVLLLVNEVFLVYRMWRFTRRHAVASSRESREHVLV from the coding sequence ATGAGGACCTATTCGCTCGATGACGTCCATGAGACACGCAAGCGGAGAGACTCCTGGTGGACCGTGTATTTCGTGGACCCGGTCGCCTGCCGGGTCGCTCTCCCCGTCGCCAACCGCACCCGGATCACGCCCAACGGCCTGACCGTGCTCTCGCTGGTCCTCGGCGTGGCGTCGGCCGTCTGTTTCGCTACGAACCAGCTTGTAGCGGGCGCCGCGGTCTTCTATCTCAGCTTCATGATCGACTGCGTGGACGGCAAAATCGCCCGGCTGAAGGGCACGGGGACGCCCTTCGGCCTCTGGCTCGACTACGTGGGGGACCGGATCAGGGTCGTGCTGTGCGCGGCGGGCCTGGCGTACGGGCAGTACGCGCTCACCGGCGAGGTCGGCTACGTGGTCCTCGGCGCGGCGGTGGCCGTGCTGGACCTGTTCAGGTACGTCAACGCGCCGCAGATGAAGCGGGTCCGGGAGGCCGTCAGGGACGAGCGCCAGGGGGTGGCGCACGGGACGGCGGAGCCGCTGGGGCCGGCGCTGGAGGCCATGGAGCCGCTGGACGAGGACACCCAGCCGCTGGAGCGGGCGCCGCGCTCGTCCGGCTTCTTCCGGCGGCTGAACAGGTTCCTGGCCCGGCACCGGGTGCGCTCGCACCTGATCAGCGGCATCGAGTTCCACGCGGCGGTGTTCGTGATCGCGCCTCTTGCGGGGGCATGGGCGCTGATCCCGCTGGCCGCGGCGGCCGGGGTGCTGCTGCTCGTCAACGAGGTCTTTCTTGTCTACCGGATGTGGCGCTTCACGCGCAGGCACGCCGTCGCCTCCTCTCGGGAGAGCCGAGAGCACGTTCTCGTCTAA